A genomic region of Candidatus Tanganyikabacteria bacterium contains the following coding sequences:
- a CDS encoding acyl-CoA thioesterase, giving the protein MPPATYTHDLTVRFRDCDALGHVNNAVFLTYLEEARAAWFFAVVGGPRDPERFNFILASVQIAYKSPVRYGERIRVEVGVGEVRNRSFALEYALSTGDRPVATATTVQVTYDYTVGTPVPIPPDLAAALSRG; this is encoded by the coding sequence ATGCCGCCAGCAACCTACACGCACGACCTCACCGTCCGCTTCCGGGACTGCGACGCCCTTGGGCACGTCAACAACGCCGTCTTCCTCACGTACCTCGAGGAAGCGCGAGCGGCGTGGTTCTTCGCCGTCGTGGGCGGACCGCGGGATCCCGAAAGGTTCAACTTCATCCTGGCCAGCGTGCAGATCGCCTACAAGAGCCCGGTGCGGTACGGCGAGCGAATCCGGGTCGAGGTGGGGGTCGGAGAGGTGCGCAACCGCAGTTTCGCGCTGGAGTACGCCCTGTCGACCGGAGACCGCCCGGTTGCCACGGCGACGACGGTGCAGGTGACGTATGACTACACTGTCGGAACGCCGGTTCCGATCCCTCCCGACCTCGCCGCCGCGCTGTCGCGAGGGTGA
- a CDS encoding PIN domain-containing protein has product MPDLLDASVWVPLSAPDHQHHARALRYWRDEAADTLVFSRVTALALLRHLSNPRVLGPAALDGGAAWQALATWLSVPGVELMAEPSGVDALLMRWSSLLDLRGGNWTDAYLAAFAAAGGCRLVAFDGDFRRFPGLDLLHLAA; this is encoded by the coding sequence GTGCCCGATCTGCTCGACGCTAGCGTCTGGGTGCCGCTCTCTGCTCCGGACCACCAGCACCACGCTCGCGCTTTGCGGTACTGGAGAGACGAGGCTGCCGATACGCTGGTGTTTTCGCGCGTGACGGCGCTGGCGCTCTTGCGGCATCTTTCCAACCCGCGGGTGCTGGGTCCGGCCGCACTCGACGGTGGAGCGGCCTGGCAGGCCCTGGCCACCTGGCTGTCGGTTCCGGGAGTGGAGCTCATGGCAGAGCCATCCGGCGTGGACGCGCTCCTGATGCGGTGGTCGAGTCTGCTCGACCTGCGCGGAGGCAACTGGACGGACGCATACCTGGCCGCCTTCGCCGCCGCGGGCGGTTGCCGCCTTGTCGCCTTCGACGGCGATTTCCGGCGCTTCCCGGGCCTCGACCTTCTCCATCTGGCCGCTTGA
- a CDS encoding MBL fold metallo-hydrolase, producing the protein MRATFWGTRGSLATPGPETARYGGNTACVSVVGEAGTVIVLDAGTGIRRLGSHLPPGTKRVDIMLTHLHMDHIQGLGFFGPLYNPAMEVHIWGPASPTLPLRERLKRYLSPPLFPVRLRELPCRLKLHDLPQAEPAEVGEFRVHSHLVCHPGPTVGYRIESPDGSLAYICDHEPALGLDEFPGPAEWTSGSDLARGVDLLIHDAQYTRDEYLGREGWGHSTIEVAMAFAAQAAAGALYLFHHDPAHDDDFLDVAIAEAIAEIVPPFPVIGAKEDHTVVVRAGSAVPDRVRLTT; encoded by the coding sequence GTGAGGGCGACGTTCTGGGGCACCCGCGGCTCGCTCGCGACGCCCGGCCCCGAGACGGCGCGCTATGGCGGCAACACGGCATGCGTGAGCGTCGTGGGCGAAGCCGGCACCGTGATCGTCCTGGATGCCGGCACGGGCATCCGCCGCCTCGGCAGCCACCTGCCGCCGGGCACGAAGCGCGTCGACATCATGCTCACGCACCTCCACATGGACCACATCCAGGGCCTGGGGTTCTTCGGGCCCCTGTACAACCCGGCGATGGAGGTCCACATCTGGGGCCCGGCCAGCCCGACCTTGCCGCTGCGGGAACGCCTCAAGCGGTATCTCTCGCCGCCGCTCTTCCCGGTGCGGTTGCGCGAGTTGCCGTGCAGGTTGAAGTTGCACGATCTTCCGCAGGCGGAACCGGCCGAGGTCGGCGAGTTCCGGGTACACAGCCACCTGGTTTGCCACCCCGGGCCCACCGTCGGCTATCGCATCGAGTCGCCAGACGGCTCCCTGGCCTACATCTGCGACCATGAGCCGGCGCTGGGCCTGGACGAGTTTCCCGGGCCGGCCGAGTGGACGTCGGGCAGCGACCTGGCGCGAGGCGTGGACCTCCTCATCCATGACGCCCAGTACACCCGCGATGAGTACCTCGGCCGCGAAGGCTGGGGCCACAGCACGATCGAGGTGGCGATGGCCTTCGCCGCCCAGGCCGCGGCGGGCGCCCTCTACCTCTTCCATCACGATCCCGCCCACGACGACGATTTCCTCGACGTCGCCATCGCCGAGGCCATCGCGGAAATCGTGCCGCCTTTCCCGGTGATCGGCGCGAAGGAAGATCATACGGTCGTCGTGCGAGCTGGGTCGGCCGTCCCCGACCGCGTTCGCCTGACTACCTAG
- a CDS encoding PAS domain-containing protein, translated as MAAKEIELILTRQLASYLAMPIFVVSPDGRLLFYNEEAERLLGVRFDETGEMSADAWATSFSPADGDGAPLAAEDLPLMHALRTRQPAHRRFWITGQDANRREIEVSAFPLIGQADRFLGAIAVFWEAARA; from the coding sequence ATGGCGGCCAAAGAGATCGAGCTCATCCTCACGCGCCAGCTGGCCAGCTACCTGGCGATGCCCATCTTCGTCGTCAGTCCGGACGGCAGGCTGCTCTTCTACAACGAAGAGGCCGAGAGGCTCCTTGGCGTGCGGTTCGACGAGACCGGCGAGATGTCGGCCGACGCCTGGGCGACCTCGTTCTCGCCCGCCGATGGCGACGGCGCGCCCCTGGCCGCCGAGGATCTGCCGCTGATGCACGCCCTGCGGACCAGGCAACCGGCCCACCGCCGGTTCTGGATAACCGGCCAGGACGCCAACCGGCGCGAAATCGAGGTCAGCGCCTTTCCGCTGATCGGCCAGGCAGATAGGTTCCTCGGAGCCATCGCCGTGTTCTGGGAAGCCGCCAGGGCGTGA